One window of Myxocyprinus asiaticus isolate MX2 ecotype Aquarium Trade chromosome 4, UBuf_Myxa_2, whole genome shotgun sequence genomic DNA carries:
- the LOC127434188 gene encoding pro-MCH 1-like, producing MKLFAETIILTFALLSDCYFRSAAIPMIPKADKMETDQQGLSETLEENALRSAPGSSRIIVVADSDLLRTLKSLDKGVSHFSLPESILSTERRDVTSELSPSIAIMRRDTMRCMVGRVYRPCWEV from the coding sequence ATGAAGCTCTTCGCTGAGACCATCATCCTTACTTTTGCACTTTTGTCCGACTGCTACTTCCGATCCGCTGCAATCCCCATGATTCCCAAAGCTGACAAGATGGAGACAGACCAGCAAGGCTTGAGCGAAACCTTGGAGGAGAACGCTCTGAGATCCGCACCAGGAAGCTCCAGGATCATCGTGGTGGCTGACTCCGATCTGCTGAGGACCCTAAAGTCTCTGGACAAAGGAGTTTCTCATTTCAGCCTTCCAGAGAGCATTCTTAGCACAGAGCGCAGAGATGTCACCTCAGAGCTGAGCCCGAGCATCGCCATCATGAGAAGGGACACCATGAGATGCATGGTGGGACGAGTGTATCGGCCATGTTGGGAGGTGTAG